The genomic segment GTACCCTATTTAATCGGTGTGATTATCGATGAATATATCATTCCGAAGAATTTGAATGGTACATTAAAACTTTTAACTTTATTAGCAACTGTATATATTCTCGCATCCATTTTTACATGGTTGCAAACTTTTCTGATGGTTCGTGTATCGCTTCAAACGATCCGAAGATTGCGTCAAGATCTATTTGATAAGTTCCAAACATTGTCGTTGCGCTTTTTTGATAAACGTACGCATGGCGACTTAATGAGCCGAGTGACGAATGATATTGAAAGCTTAAACAATGCACTTAGTCAAAGTGTCATCCAAATTTTTTCATCTATTTTAATGGTGTCAGGTGTTGCGATTGCGATGTTTCTATTGAATTGGATGCTTGCAATTGTCTCGCTACTCATTATTCCATTGATCATTTTTACGACGAAAAAGATTATTAAATATAGTAGCAGTAATTTTATCAAAAGACAGCGTGATTTAGGCGAGTTGAATGGCTTTATCGAAGAAGCCATTTCAGGAAACGAAGTGATTTCACTTTTCGGTCAAGAGGAAACGACGTTCAAGAAATTTGATGTGGTCAATGAAAGACTACGGCAATCGGCAACTGCAGCTGACACTGTTTCGGGATTTCTCGGACCAATCAATAACTTCATTAACAACCTTGGACTGGCATTGATTATTGGCGTAGGGGCACTTATGACGGTGGAAGGTTTTGCTACAGTCGGGATCATCGCTGCTTTTGTTACGTATTCGCGACAATTTTTCCGACCCATCAATCAGTTATCTAATTTATTAAATACCTTTCAATCCGCAATTGCTGGTGCAGAGCGGGTATTTGAAATTATGGATGAGCCATCAGATCTACAAGATAAAAAGAATACGATTTCAATTGATTCCTTTAAGGGGGATGTTGCATTTTCTAATGTAAACTTTTCGTATGAGGATGATAAACCAGTTTTGAAAAATATTAGCTTCCGCGCAAAAGCGGGTGAGAAAGTTGCATTGGTAGGTCCGACTGGTTCAGGAAAAACGACAATGATCAATCTATTAATGAGGTTTTATGATATAGACTCTGGGGAAATTAACATTGATGGTCGGAATATTCAGGACTATGAAATTAACCAGTTGCGTGAGAAAATTGGCATTGTGCTTCAAGACACCTTTCTATTTTCAGGGACGATTATGGAAAACATTCGTTACGGTCGTCTAGAAGCAACGGATGAAGAAGTCGTTGCCGCGGCCCAAATGGCTTCCGCACATGGGTTTATCAAACATTTGCCTGGGCAGTATGAAACGCACATCATGTTTGGAGGCTCCAGTTTAAGTCAAGGTCAGCGTCAACTACTCGCCATTGCTCGAGCAATTTTAGCAGATTCTGATATATTGATTTTGGATGAAGCGACATCGAGCATTGATACGAAAACGGAAATTGAAATCCAACGGGGGCTAGATCAATTATTGAAAGGTCGAACGAGCTTCGTCATTGCTCACCGTTTAAAAACAATCGAAAGCGCTGATCGAATTTTAGTCATCCATCATGGGGAGCTCATTGAATCCGGCACGCACGAAGAGCTATTAGCAATGAAAGGCTTCTATCATGAACTATATGAAAGTCAGTTTACGATTTGAATATTAATGCTTGCGTGAGCCCTAGGAGGATTGGGTACAATAAAAACTATGAATCCCTATTGTATCAAAGGGCAATTGGTGTTTCATTATAAAAAGGGCGCTCATCAATTCGCTGAATTGGTAAGTGGCCTTTTTTTCTAATCCTCGTGTTAATTTTAGGTACCTATTCATGTAGGAATTCAGATAATGCACTATTATTGGATAAAGTTAAAACATATATAGGACAAACTTTAATGCATACTTAAAAAGGGTGTAAATGATTCTCTTGGGGTCGCATACGCTGCCTTTGGAGGGAGTGAGCCTCGGTTTAAGAAACAGTGTGTACATTTATGCATCTGCATTGGATGAATTCGGTGTAACGCTTAAAAAATTAAATGTTATTTCCGATATTCTTCGTGCCTTCCAATCAATTCAAGATGTGATTAGAAAAGCTTCCAACTGAATAAAAGTGGGAAAATGCGGAGTTCTCCCAATAATAATGCGGACGCCTTCTCGTTGTCTGAAATTTATGGGAATGAAAATTGTGATTAACGTTTAAGTCGGCGTCTTCCCGTCTAGACTTAGGTGTCTAATAGTTTTTGCTTTTGTTCCATAATTAAGAAGTTAGTTTAGAATCAGAATCTTGAATTTGAAGTAATTTTATTCTATTATTATAGGGTTGGTTAAAGTGCCACGAGTTAAATGAAAAAATTTCCAAATGGAAGAAGTTCATCGTTTTATTATTTTAGCTATCAATTTCATTAATGCACATAAACTTTCACTAACTTTGAGAACAAGGAGAAAAGAAGAAACAAATGAAAGAAAGAAATAGAGAAAAGTGGCTTAAAAACTTGATTCAATCAGTCATGGAAGCTGTCGAAATAGAGGTTGAAATTAGGCAGGAGAATAATGGAGTGAATATGAGTTATAATTTTATCCGAAACATTGTAGGCTTTGACCCAAGAAGGGTTCAAAAAGCTAGGAAAGAATTACAGATTCCAATATCACTCGAATTATATATTAAAATATTTACATTGCACGAATTGGGTCATGCGGTAGATCGAAAAGCTTTGTTAGATTCACTTCCAAGGACGATTGAAATTTTTGAAATGAAGAGGAGTTATCCACTTTCTGAGCTTTATAATAGTATGGATTTGCTTGCTATGCTAATTGAAGAGCATGAAATGAATATCGCATTTGAAGAGACAGCTTGGACAAATGCTGAAAATCTAAACAAGAAATACAACTTAGTTGAATGGGCTAGATTTGAAAAGGTAAAAGCACATAGTTTAGCAACGTACACCAGTTTATATGAAGAAGATTTACACATTTATAACAAGCTTGTGGCTGAGCATGGCGAACAAATCGCATAACTACTTAAAACCCCCAATGAAAATCGACAGTTGCTGTCATTTTTCAATGGGGGTTGTTCAATGTAGAAGGTTACTTCACTTCCGTAAAAACGTATCCAGGTTTCATAAATTTGTTTCTTAGAGATTATAATCAGTTTTCTTGTATCTAGTTGTGCTTCCGCGTTAGCTACTTTATTTGCAGATAAACCAGCTGCCCCCATTTTATCTATTTTTTCTTCTGTCGAGACCATTAAAGAATATATGTTAAATAAATTTGATGGATAAACTGAAAAAGATAGCGATTTTATTAATGAAGAAAAACTATGCACAGAGCTATTGTTTTTCTATAATAGAAAAAAATAGCTAAAAAAATTGAAGAATATATGTTTTAGATAGTGAAGAAGGGGAAGGTTAAGAGTGTACAAGAGAATGTACAAGAAATTAATAAAAAAGAGGAGGAATTATTAATGGCTAAGAACAACCAGAACAAACGTAACCAAAACGACGATGGCAACATGACAGTGGAAGAAGCGGGACGTAAAGGTGGGGAAGCTACCTCTGCAAATCATGGAAGAGAGTTTTACGAAGAAATTGGACAAAAAGGTGGAGAAGCGCGTGCAAATCAGCGCGATGACAACAATGACGATGGTAAAATGAGTAAAGAAGAAGCAGGCCGTAAAGGCGGCGAGGCTCGTGCTAAACAAAGAAATAATGATTAATTAAATATAAAGAAAATGTTAGCAAATAGTAGTATTAAAAGGGCTCTATATTGAACTGCACCCCCATTGTTGGACTCAACGAACAATGGGGGTGCGGTTCTTATTTGTAGAGCATTTTTAATTATGTCTACTATCGTAGAAAAAACTTATGTAAGAAGGTAATTTACTCTGCTATTGATAGCCCATTTTTTAAAAAATTTCAATTGAAAAGCCACTTAATCAAATCGTGCGGCTTCATTTTTTCATACTATTATAGTAACTTCCGCCAATTAGTGATTAATCTTACTGATTATTATTATAGTATCCTGTTAACTTTGATTTTGAGAAGGCCCTGAGATTATATAGAAAGTGTAAATTAAAGAAAAGAAAAGATATGGTAAAAGACAATAATAATGATCAAAATAAAATATTTTTGGTGGATGCAGACTGTAAAGATAGAGAAAATAGCACTAGCGAAAAACGAATAATTGACGGTATTTAAGTACATAATCAAAGACGTGAAAACAGCTGGATGTGGAACTGCTCCGCCTTTAACTATTTTTTTGTTAGTTATGAATAAGTTTGGAGGTATTTAGGTTGGATTATTTAATAAACGGTGCAAAGCTCATTATCGGCTTGGTTGCTCTACTGGTTGTTATTAGACTATTAGGAAAAAAACAACTCACTCAAATGACGCCGTATGATGTTGTTTATCTCCTTGTATTCGGTGGAATTCTTGAAGAGAGTCTATATGATGAAAAGGTGTCCATCTTGCTGTTCTTATTCTCTGTCTCCGTTTGGGCGATCGCTATTTATGTCGTTGAAAAAGTTGTCACCATTTCAAATCCCCTACGTATACTTATTAAAGGCGAAGCGGACAGGCTTATCAATGATGGGCAAATCAATAAAAGATTGATGGACAAAAATCAATTGGAAATGGAGCAGTTGAGAACGATGCTCCGCAAGCAGGGGATTTTCTCACTGAGAGAAGTACGCGATTTATTTATCGAGCCAGGAGGAGATATCTCGGTTAATCAATACGCCAAGTATAAAACCGTGGTTAGTCAGGATATTAACCTTGAAAACGCAGAAGAAGAACCGACCGTACTATTAATTGATGAGGGACAAATCAAGAGGGAAGTTCTGGGTTTGATTGGTAAAACGGAAGCGTGGCTTTATTCCGAAATGGAACGTTTAGGATATGTTAATCTCGAGAGTATATTGTACTGTGAATGGTCAAAAACAGAAGATTTTTTTATAAAAACGTATGACGATACAAGTAATAGCAAGAGGTAAATAGTAAAGCATGATCTACTCCAAGATGAAAAATCATCCAAATTAATCTTAAAAGAAATTGATGATTAGATCGGAAAACGAAAAACTAGATAGCATGAAGGGGGAAATCTAGTTATCTGCTTGACGTTAAAATGTTATCTTTTATTCCTGTTTAATGCCAATTGTTATGGAGACCGGTGTAAGTAGATATATAAATTGAATAAATACCTGAAAATGCTGATGTAAGAAGAACCTGAAACTCTTAAAATATAAGGGGGGGGGAAGGAGAGAATCAGTGAAATGCTAGCTATTTGCTAACTTCTAGATTTTGAACACCTATGACAAGGATCATTCCTACGACAAATAGTTGAAATGGGATTCTTAAATAATAGAAGGCTTGATGGCGAGTTTTAATAGGGTAATATTTTTTGTGCATATTCATTAACTGTAGGCATGTTGTCCGTTGGAAAGTCAAATGCATCTTTCATCTGCACGGTAACTAATGAGAATGCGCACGTGCTCATGGCCAAAAGATCGTAATAAAAGTTAGAAGTATCCTCAAACAAAGTCTTAGATGGTTCAAAATCAGAAATCAGAAAAGCATTAATTTTGTTTTCAACTGCACTTTTTTCTAGAGTTCTTTCGTCGCAAAATAATAAAAAAGAAGTTCAATTATCATATTTCATCATTGAAGCATTCCTTGCATAAGTTGACTAAACTTATGCAAGGTCTTTTCTTCGATGTTTTGTCGTGTCGTTATGAATGTTCAAATGTAGGTATTTGCTATTATTCTTGCGAAAAATAATTAAAATTAATTTCTTCAAAAATAGGAAGCAGTACATAGTTTTTTAAAATCGTCAATATTTCTTGCACATATTTCCGAATCACGAGCATGTCATAAGGGAAATCAAAAACAAATTCTTCTTCCACAAATAAAGTGTTCATGAAATAAAAGTAATTGTGTTTCATGCCTAATAAGTCATCGTTAAAACGTAATATATCTTGATGGGAAGTATCTGATAGTTCGCAGTTAGGAATTAAATAAATTGCTACATGATTTCCCTTACTAGAAGCTGTTTGAAGGTGTTCATCATGAAGTAATAAGTAGGGGGTTTTGTTATCATCACTCACGACTACTTGAAAAAAATCGAAATCACGTAATCGTAATAAACGTTTAAATCTAGTGTTTAATGGCCTCATTTTTCTTTCCGATACTACATTTGTGACCTACAAAATTATAGAGGTTTTTTATAAATGGAAAAAAGGGTGATAAATTGATAGGGAAATTAGTATGTTTCCTCTGCCACAATCATAACATCAATAGAATTTTCTACAATTACCAATAGGATAGGTACAGAGTGATTTTCCATTTTATTAGAAATAAGGCGGAACGAGTATCTACATAACGAGTATATTTAAAAATCTCTTGTTCACAATTCGCTGAATCTATTGTACAATTTATAGACTACTAATTTTGGAGGGAAATTTTGGTGAAATTTAAAAAAATTGGGGTCATATTAAGCTCTTCTGCTTTAACATTTGGGATGTTCGCGTCTGTTGCCAATGCTTCAACCACAACGATTGGACAACCTGAAAAAGTACAAATTCAAGTTGCTTCAACAGAAACAGTTTTTTCGAAAAATGATTTAATTAAGAGGTTTCGTGCTTTGTTTCCCAATCAGTTCGACTTTTTATCGAATAGTGATTTTCGTGTGGAAAATAGTTTCTTTTATCCTGAAGATGATACGTTACGTTATGGCCTATCCTTCTTTAAGACAATTGATGGTAAGCAAGTAAATGGTAATATTGGATTTGTTGGAGAGAATTTAGAAATTGAGCAATTTTATTATCAACCTTCTAATGAAGCAGAAGCTTTATTTCCCGCCAAGGTCTCAAAAGAGGAGGCTAAGAAAATAGCCACTGATTTTATCAAGAATATTCTGGGTGGAGATGATTTTCAATTAGAAACGGATGTCTATAACTATTATCCAAATCAAATATTAACTGAACCAATACGTTACTCATTCTCTTTTGCCCGGACGGAAAATCAAGTATCCATTTCTAATCAAACAATAGGAGTATCTGTTCTTGGCAATGGTGAAGTTGTTAGTTTTCACAGAAATCCTGTGGAGTTGGAAACGTCTACCTTTGATGATCTAAAACAAGTACTTGATAAAAATGAAGTTTTAAAGAAAGTAAAAGAAAATCTTGCCGTAGATTTGCAATATCATATTGATACGGATTATCGAACGGGTGATCGCCAAGTTCAGCTTGTTTACCAGCCAACAACAAAATTACAGGGGGTTAACGCACTATCAGGTAAGTGGTTGACTACAGACGGGTACTCAGCGGACTTCCCAGGGAAAACAAAAATCGAAAAAATTACAGCTGATTCACTACCGGCAAAACAGAATGGAATTACTTTAGAAGAAGCAAAGAAAATTGCTGAACAATTACTTGCCATAAAATCAGATAAGGTTAAGTTAAATATTCAATCTATCGATGAAATAGAAAACCAAAACGGACAGGCAGTTATTAGCATTCAGTATATGTATGAATATGCGAGTGGTGGAACTGGAACGAATTTGGAATTAGATAAAAATACGGGCGAGATTATTCAATATAGTGATATAAAAAGTGGAATGCTAGAACGGATTGAAGATAAACCTGAGAAAGAGAAAACGCTGTCTCAGAAGGAAGCCCTCACTCAAGCAGTGAAATATATTAAGGAATGGGCTCCGTCTAATGCACATCACTATGCTATGCCTATAGAGGAATCACACTTTGAAGATAGACAAGGTGCTTATTACTTTTCTTTCCCGAGAATTGTAAATGGGATTACAGTGATAGGGGATCAAATTGGTGTAAGTATAGCCAGTGATGGTTCTTTAAACAGCCTTAATGTCAATTATCAAGAGATGGAAAAATGGCCATCAATTGATGAAGTTATTTCTGAAGAAGACGCAATTGCTACCTTGAAAGAGGCACTAAGCCTAAAACTTAATTATATGAAACAAGAGAACAACAAAGATAATCATCACTATGATTTAGTCTATTCACCTGTTTTTAATGATGCAGACCTTAGTTTTTTAAATGCTAAGACGGGAGAATGGGGTAGCTTGTATGGTGGCGGAAATTCAACCGTCATTTCACATCCTTGGGCAGAAGAGGAACTTAATTATCTTATTAATGCCAAAATATTAGATATTAAAGATACTAAAAACTTTAATGGTGATGCCTCTGTATCAAAAGGGGAAGCGATAAAAATCATCATGAATTCACTTACTTATATTTATTACGGCAGGGATTATGGAGGTAACGAAAATACGAATCAGACTTTTGATAATATAGATGCCAAACACCCCCTCTATCAATCGGTCGAACGTGCCGTTGAAATGGGCATTATTAAAGGAGACAGTCAGAGCTTTGACATGGATGCACCCGTCAAAAGAGAAGAATTGGCAGCTTGGTATATACGCGCTCTAGGTCTTGAGCAAGCAGCTAAGCAAAGCAGTATTTATAAACTTGATATTGTTGATGCAAATAAGGTGCAAAAAGAATACACAGGCTATGTAGCTTTGGCAACATCACTGGGATTATTAAAGACTGACCAAAATCACTTTAACCCTGAACGAGAAGCGACGTATGCCGAGTTAGCAGTTTCAATTATTAAGCTAGCCCGAGAAATAACTGAAAAAGGCAGGGGCCTGAATTATTGAAATGTAAGGATATAACTATTTAATAACCCTCCGCCGTATGAGAACTCAAACGGTGGGGGGGTTTAGTTTGTCTAATCTATTACCAATTTCTTCAGTTGGTAACACCTGTTTTAAATGAATGTATAACACCGATTACGGATTATCACCGACTAAAATCGTAGCAATCATCGTATTGGTTACTCCCCTAACTATGGAAATACTATTATCATTCTGATTTGCCAACATCGATGGAAGAAAGCCTTTATCTATCAATTTTTTAGATGGCTACAAGGTCAATCGTGATCATATTCCTTATTAAAAAGAGATCCTACCTTTAATTTGCAAAGGTAGGATCGTTTTTTTTGCTTCAACTATTATCGAAAGCGTAAAAATCAATTGCTTGATCCATTAAGGCTATAAACTATTTGACTTTCGTCGCATAATCGCTCTTTGGATCGGATTTTTAGTGTATTTATATTCTGATGGAAATAAAAACCCCTTTACATTGTTGAAATGAAAGGGGCTACAGAAAAAATTGTACTCTTTCTTTTGACCTTATTTTCTACGGTCAGTTGTTTACGAAATAGTTATACCAGCACTTGCAGTACCTATAACAGTAGCGGCCAAAGGAGCACCAGATACTGAGAATACCATTAGCAATCGATCGCCTACCGATACCGGTACGGGTGCGAAACTCGCTGATCCACTAAGTGTAGTGCCTACTGTCAAGAGATTTGTTAGAGTTGGGGCTAAATTCACGCTTATACCTGTTGGACTGAAGGTATTACTTCCAGCAGGTGCGCGATAGACTTGTGCATTGACAGTTGCAGTTGTTGCAATACTCAATGCAGTAGTTATTGTGTAAGCAGCGGAAATAGCCGTTATGCTACCTGCCCGTGGAACTGAAAAGGCTTCATTTATCAAACCTGTCAAGTCTATCGTGGTGCCAAGAACGACAGGGCTCGGAATGGCAGTGCCAAATCCAATGAAAAAGGGGATACCAGCTAATCCACCTACGAGAGAAGTCAATGCAACAGGTACTAGTCCAGAAGCGAATGGGATAATCGAACCAGTGTTGGCTGTTGGGATTATACAAGCTGCATCAATAGCTCTGAATGGTCCCAAATTACAATTGACGTGCCCAGTATCGACACGGAAGCAACCAGAACTTCCGTGACGAGATCCACCAGATCCACCAGATCCACCACATCCACTACATCCATGAAGTTTAAAATTATTAGAATTCATTTTAACACCTCCTTTCTTTGTTATCCTATTCAAAACAATTGCAGGGCGGACGGGCAATTAACTAATCGTTAATAATAGTTTTTAACTCATCCTAGCGTAATGTAGATTATTTGGATCAACTGTGTAGCTTTCGAAGCGCTACAGCTAGCTAAATTCCGCTGACCTTCTTACTAGATTTAAAAAAATAGCCATTCTGACACTAAGTCAGAATGGCTATTTTAAATGGGGTATATAATATGCCGAATACAGGAAATTAATCTGACTAGCAATTATTTTTCAGTAGCTCTAAATTATTGCTTCTTCCGAAAAATATTGAACAGCGATAATGTTTCTTTGTTTTTATGTTGTTGTCGTTTCATTTCATTCGAAATTTCAATTGGGGCTTTGTCCTCCTCAATTGTAGTTGCATTATGCACTTCCTCAGGTTCCGGCGTTACCGTTTCGATAATCTTCGGCTCGCTAGCCGTGAGTAACATATCAGGATCCGGCATCACTGTTTCATTAATTTCAAGCTCGCTAGTCGTGAGTATGGAAGCCGGATTCGGTGTCACTGATTCGTTAATTTCCGGCTCGCTGGTTGTTACTAACAAAGCCGGATCTGAATTCTCGTTTACGTTCATTGGAATCGCTTGTTGTTTCACAACGTTAGTCAGATGAATGGTCAATGGCCTATTTACATTTTTGTACAGCCTATTATGGATTTGCCCAGTATGAATGCCAGTATACGGAAAACTTTGCTTACCGAATTGCTGCTCTGCTGGATATTCCTTTTGAATATCCATACTTACTATAGGCGTTGTATCACTCGAAACTTCTTGGATGTTATTAGCGTTTCCTACCAGATTTTGCAGTTGCCTATAAGATGGTGGGCGATTAGATTTTCTCATGGAAGTATTAGATGTAGTTTCTTCTATATGGACCTCTTCTTTATTATTGGCAATACTTATAGATCTTGCTACATCAACTGGAGAAATTACTTTTTCTATAAGATCCTTGCTACCATCTTTTATTAATTTATTCTTGACTACGGAAAAGTCTTGATTCAACTCCTCGATTGTTTGATTAAGGGAGTCCATTTGTACTGAAAAACTTTTAATTTGTTGCTCATACTCCTCCAGTTGTAAACTTTGCTTTTCATTCATTAGTTCCATTACACCTTCTAATTTTGAGACTTTTGTTTTGAAACCATTCGCTTCTATCTTCAAGGCTAGATAATCGTCAACCGAATTCCCAATTTTTAATGTGGTTAGGGTATCTTTGTAAGTCGCAATTTTCTGCTTTAATTTTTCAATGTCCTCAGCGGAGTATAACTTAGAGTCTCCCATCAATTTTCACCCCTTTGCAGTACATTACTATTCTATT from the Sporosarcina psychrophila genome contains:
- a CDS encoding ABC transporter ATP-binding protein; the encoded protein is MSKTSVQPVPNVMGRARGPRGFGGPVVKARDRKGTIKRIWTYMRKQKVAIISSIILVVLSTLLGLLVPYLIGVIIDEYIIPKNLNGTLKLLTLLATVYILASIFTWLQTFLMVRVSLQTIRRLRQDLFDKFQTLSLRFFDKRTHGDLMSRVTNDIESLNNALSQSVIQIFSSILMVSGVAIAMFLLNWMLAIVSLLIIPLIIFTTKKIIKYSSSNFIKRQRDLGELNGFIEEAISGNEVISLFGQEETTFKKFDVVNERLRQSATAADTVSGFLGPINNFINNLGLALIIGVGALMTVEGFATVGIIAAFVTYSRQFFRPINQLSNLLNTFQSAIAGAERVFEIMDEPSDLQDKKNTISIDSFKGDVAFSNVNFSYEDDKPVLKNISFRAKAGEKVALVGPTGSGKTTMINLLMRFYDIDSGEINIDGRNIQDYEINQLREKIGIVLQDTFLFSGTIMENIRYGRLEATDEEVVAAAQMASAHGFIKHLPGQYETHIMFGGSSLSQGQRQLLAIARAILADSDILILDEATSSIDTKTEIEIQRGLDQLLKGRTSFVIAHRLKTIESADRILVIHHGELIESGTHEELLAMKGFYHELYESQFTI
- a CDS encoding integrase; translation: MKERNREKWLKNLIQSVMEAVEIEVEIRQENNGVNMSYNFIRNIVGFDPRRVQKARKELQIPISLELYIKIFTLHELGHAVDRKALLDSLPRTIEIFEMKRSYPLSELYNSMDLLAMLIEEHEMNIAFEETAWTNAENLNKKYNLVEWARFEKVKAHSLATYTSLYEEDLHIYNKLVAEHGEQIA
- a CDS encoding KGG domain-containing protein, whose protein sequence is MAKNNQNKRNQNDDGNMTVEEAGRKGGEATSANHGREFYEEIGQKGGEARANQRDDNNDDGKMSKEEAGRKGGEARAKQRNND
- a CDS encoding DUF421 domain-containing protein codes for the protein MDYLINGAKLIIGLVALLVVIRLLGKKQLTQMTPYDVVYLLVFGGILEESLYDEKVSILLFLFSVSVWAIAIYVVEKVVTISNPLRILIKGEADRLINDGQINKRLMDKNQLEMEQLRTMLRKQGIFSLREVRDLFIEPGGDISVNQYAKYKTVVSQDINLENAEEEPTVLLIDEGQIKREVLGLIGKTEAWLYSEMERLGYVNLESILYCEWSKTEDFFIKTYDDTSNSKR
- a CDS encoding YcdB/YcdC domain-containing protein — its product is MKFKKIGVILSSSALTFGMFASVANASTTTIGQPEKVQIQVASTETVFSKNDLIKRFRALFPNQFDFLSNSDFRVENSFFYPEDDTLRYGLSFFKTIDGKQVNGNIGFVGENLEIEQFYYQPSNEAEALFPAKVSKEEAKKIATDFIKNILGGDDFQLETDVYNYYPNQILTEPIRYSFSFARTENQVSISNQTIGVSVLGNGEVVSFHRNPVELETSTFDDLKQVLDKNEVLKKVKENLAVDLQYHIDTDYRTGDRQVQLVYQPTTKLQGVNALSGKWLTTDGYSADFPGKTKIEKITADSLPAKQNGITLEEAKKIAEQLLAIKSDKVKLNIQSIDEIENQNGQAVISIQYMYEYASGGTGTNLELDKNTGEIIQYSDIKSGMLERIEDKPEKEKTLSQKEALTQAVKYIKEWAPSNAHHYAMPIEESHFEDRQGAYYFSFPRIVNGITVIGDQIGVSIASDGSLNSLNVNYQEMEKWPSIDEVISEEDAIATLKEALSLKLNYMKQENNKDNHHYDLVYSPVFNDADLSFLNAKTGEWGSLYGGGNSTVISHPWAEEELNYLINAKILDIKDTKNFNGDASVSKGEAIKIIMNSLTYIYYGRDYGGNENTNQTFDNIDAKHPLYQSVERAVEMGIIKGDSQSFDMDAPVKREELAAWYIRALGLEQAAKQSSIYKLDIVDANKVQKEYTGYVALATSLGLLKTDQNHFNPEREATYAELAVSIIKLAREITEKGRGLNY
- a CDS encoding exosporium glycoprotein BclB-related protein, with the protein product MNSNNFKLHGCSGCGGSGGSGGSRHGSSGCFRVDTGHVNCNLGPFRAIDAACIIPTANTGSIIPFASGLVPVALTSLVGGLAGIPFFIGFGTAIPSPVVLGTTIDLTGLINEAFSVPRAGSITAISAAYTITTALSIATTATVNAQVYRAPAGSNTFSPTGISVNLAPTLTNLLTVGTTLSGSASFAPVPVSVGDRLLMVFSVSGAPLAATVIGTASAGITIS